Proteins encoded in a region of the Thermodesulfobacteriota bacterium genome:
- the tig gene encoding trigger factor has product MKVSLENLSATQKKVDVVIPAEVVKEKRAEVFGEIRKTAKIKGFRPGKAPAGVVESMFKKEILGETATRLVTSSLEEALKEVSAHPISRPEINPPDPFELDKDFEYSAIFDVLPEVELGEYKGLPLKKEVSGITDHDVEHTIGHFLEHRAEARAYEGEHAAEKGDVVIVDFEGFIGDEPVKDLKREGLRFVVGEGRVIPEFEENVVGMKKDEEKEFEVPYGEDFQIKEAAGKTVRYRFRVTDVQERIVPELTDELAKEVGQESAEALRAQVKKDLEAQAEQQTKTKLRQAAVEALVEKNAVEAPQSLVSEEVTRLTRNTAQGLQQRGIPASAIGEEARAVIHERADKNVRASILLAEIAKKESITATEDDIDRSLSEVAAGYNVTLEQVREVYRQNDMLEGLHANLVEQKVIDFIIENAAIEEVKGEPNHVDNK; this is encoded by the coding sequence ATGAAAGTCAGCCTTGAAAATTTAAGTGCGACACAGAAAAAAGTGGACGTCGTGATTCCGGCCGAGGTGGTGAAAGAAAAGCGCGCCGAGGTGTTCGGCGAGATAAGAAAGACCGCGAAAATAAAGGGGTTTCGCCCCGGCAAAGCCCCGGCCGGTGTCGTGGAATCGATGTTCAAAAAGGAGATACTCGGCGAGACGGCGACGAGGCTCGTGACGAGCTCGCTCGAAGAGGCGCTCAAGGAAGTGTCGGCGCACCCGATAAGCAGGCCGGAGATTAACCCGCCGGACCCTTTCGAGCTCGACAAGGACTTCGAGTATTCCGCGATATTCGACGTGCTGCCCGAGGTGGAGCTCGGCGAGTACAAGGGCCTCCCGCTCAAGAAGGAAGTTTCGGGGATAACGGACCACGACGTAGAGCACACTATCGGGCATTTCCTCGAGCACAGGGCGGAGGCCAGGGCCTACGAAGGCGAGCACGCGGCGGAGAAGGGCGACGTCGTGATCGTGGACTTCGAGGGATTCATCGGCGACGAGCCGGTGAAGGACCTAAAGCGCGAGGGGCTCCGGTTCGTCGTCGGCGAGGGCAGGGTCATCCCCGAGTTCGAGGAGAACGTGGTCGGGATGAAGAAGGACGAGGAGAAGGAGTTCGAGGTACCTTACGGAGAGGATTTCCAGATTAAAGAGGCGGCGGGGAAGACCGTCCGCTACAGGTTCAGGGTGACGGACGTTCAGGAGAGGATCGTCCCCGAGCTCACGGACGAGCTGGCCAAGGAAGTGGGGCAGGAGAGCGCCGAGGCGCTCAGGGCGCAGGTGAAGAAGGACCTCGAGGCGCAGGCCGAGCAGCAGACGAAGACCAAGCTCAGGCAGGCGGCCGTCGAAGCGCTGGTGGAGAAGAATGCGGTCGAGGCGCCGCAGAGCCTGGTTAGCGAGGAAGTAACCCGTCTCACCCGGAACACGGCGCAGGGGCTCCAGCAAAGGGGCATCCCGGCGTCGGCTATCGGGGAAGAGGCCAGGGCCGTCATCCATGAGCGCGCGGACAAGAATGTGAGGGCTTCCATACTCCTCGCGGAGATAGCGAAGAAGGAGTCGATAACGGCGACGGAAGACGACATCGACAGGAGTCTTTCGGAGGTCGCCGCGGGGTATAATGTGACCCTGGAACAGGTGCGCGAAGTATACCGCCAGAACGACATGCTGGAGGGCCTCCACGCGAACCTCGTAGAGCAAAAAGTCATTGATTTTATTATAGAAAATGCAGCGATCGAGGAGGTTAAGGGGGAGCCGAATCACGTTGACAATAAATAG